In a genomic window of Syntrophorhabdus sp.:
- a CDS encoding DUF218 domain-containing protein has product MRTFAAALAVILAFAGLVVYAPNYLFYADPPRKADAVVLFLGNEYKERRAEAVKLMAEGYAAHLVIPAYGRVAEAGKHGEASRNVVPSRPSHYPVVYEDTHIEVIEAKMLMDRNGLTSAIFVSSPHHMRRIKLITDRVFTGGAYQTTFVPTRFEKRKEGFWFLHESEIKKVTSEYGKILWFFLYRWMK; this is encoded by the coding sequence ATGAGGACCTTTGCGGCGGCTCTTGCCGTCATTCTCGCTTTCGCCGGCCTGGTGGTCTACGCGCCCAATTATCTTTTCTATGCCGATCCTCCCCGGAAGGCGGATGCCGTTGTCCTGTTCCTCGGCAACGAGTACAAAGAGCGCAGGGCCGAGGCGGTTAAGCTCATGGCTGAAGGGTATGCCGCCCACCTCGTGATCCCCGCGTACGGCCGCGTGGCTGAGGCCGGCAAACACGGTGAGGCGTCGCGCAACGTCGTCCCTTCGCGCCCTTCCCATTACCCCGTGGTATATGAAGACACTCACATCGAGGTCATCGAGGCAAAGATGCTCATGGACAGGAACGGCCTCACCTCTGCCATATTCGTCAGTTCCCCCCACCACATGAGACGGATAAAGCTCATCACCGACAGGGTATTCACCGGCGGCGCCTACCAGACCACCTTCGTGCCGACGCGTTTCGAGAAGCGAAAAGAGGGGTTCTGGTTCCTTCACGAGTCGGAAATAAAGAAGGTCACGAGCGAGTACGGCAAGATCCTCTGGTTCTTCCTGTACAGGTGGATGAAGTAA